In the genome of Gemmatimonadota bacterium, one region contains:
- a CDS encoding GDSL-type esterase/lipase family protein translates to MSVPARPRRHLDLIGINLALLLIACAIATRARALRFNALRLHPHWVATKPNLARAVMGATYFLEEPQTLDRGRLHLGAWFGFQEVRYDAPLPLRRLEATVGVEADGYLIVLHDITPDGFSGVRLSARRDLPSIRFRAGPGGEFLSSAPVPLALAPGSAHHVTLEFADSALSIAVDGRLVASEPHHSSLQQIGFRSGQRDAWVDDVAFTTTDNRVVREDFTNRQRVNRNTMVLFALATIGLGVLTALVLTLHRTPARTVGLWLVLLNLTLMVLAAAAYGYQYFVPKRYPFETGSLKQDESSQISEAQHRTIRELLQRYPAGSHGGEQRLLLLGSSQTWGAGASRLEDVWGTRLEALLARQLPAAHIVCINAGVSGLTSRQVYGLLDELLPLAPQAAIITLSSNDVDTASFRAHLDSILTRLKRAGVAPVVVLEPNSPEQMASDSRLGDIHIKHSILRDVARQANVPVVDMQEFLAASQQRGLLWWDFVHLTSFGQTLVAQHLAELVPNLLPALASGNP, encoded by the coding sequence GGCTCCACCCGCACTGGGTGGCGACGAAGCCGAACCTGGCGCGTGCTGTCATGGGAGCAACCTATTTCCTTGAGGAGCCGCAAACCCTCGATCGAGGGCGGCTCCATCTGGGCGCCTGGTTCGGCTTTCAGGAGGTGCGCTATGACGCTCCCCTGCCATTGCGCCGACTCGAGGCGACGGTTGGCGTCGAAGCCGACGGCTATCTCATTGTGCTCCACGACATCACACCCGATGGTTTCTCCGGTGTGCGACTCAGCGCCCGGCGGGATCTGCCCAGCATTCGCTTCCGGGCCGGGCCCGGCGGCGAGTTCCTCAGCTCCGCGCCCGTTCCCCTGGCCCTCGCCCCGGGGAGCGCACATCATGTGACACTGGAGTTCGCCGACAGCGCACTGTCGATTGCAGTCGACGGACGGCTCGTCGCATCCGAACCTCATCACTCGTCGTTGCAGCAGATCGGTTTCCGCAGCGGCCAACGCGATGCCTGGGTCGATGACGTGGCATTCACCACTACCGACAATCGTGTCGTTCGAGAGGATTTCACGAATCGGCAACGAGTGAACCGGAACACCATGGTGCTGTTCGCCCTGGCGACGATCGGCCTCGGCGTCCTGACGGCGCTCGTACTCACGCTGCACCGCACTCCGGCGCGGACGGTCGGGTTGTGGCTGGTGCTCCTGAATCTCACACTGATGGTATTGGCAGCGGCCGCCTATGGCTATCAGTACTTCGTCCCCAAGCGGTACCCGTTCGAAACGGGGTCGCTCAAGCAGGATGAAAGCAGCCAGATTTCCGAAGCGCAGCACCGGACGATCCGGGAGCTGCTGCAGCGCTACCCCGCCGGCTCGCATGGTGGCGAACAGCGGCTTCTCCTGCTCGGATCGTCGCAGACCTGGGGCGCCGGCGCTTCCCGCCTTGAAGATGTCTGGGGCACCCGACTCGAAGCGTTGCTCGCTCGCCAGCTCCCCGCAGCCCACATCGTCTGCATCAACGCGGGCGTCTCGGGGTTGACGTCGCGCCAGGTGTATGGCCTGCTCGACGAACTCCTGCCACTGGCGCCGCAGGCCGCGATCATCACGCTGTCGAGCAACGACGTGGACACCGCGTCATTCCGGGCGCATCTCGATTCGATCCTCACTCGGCTCAAGCGCGCCGGCGTTGCCCCGGTGGTAGTGCTCGAGCCGAACTCCCCCGAACAAATGGCAAGCGACAGCCGACTCGGGGATATCCATATCAAGCATTCAATCCTGCGCGACGTCGCACGACAGGCGAATGTGCCAGTCGTCGACATGCAGGAATTCCTCGCTGCGAGCCAGCAACGCGGCCTGCTCTGGTGGGACTTCGTTCACCTGACCTCGTTTGGTCAGACGCTCGTTGCGCAGCACCTTGCGGAGCTGGTGCCAAACCTCCTCCCCGCCCTCGCCTCCGGGAATCCCTAG
- a CDS encoding Gfo/Idh/MocA family oxidoreductase, whose protein sequence is MRVVVIGLGNAGTTLHLPALAGLAGVATVGAMDLDADRRAKAAATFGVPVFDDFDVMMTTTKPDVVMIGTPPDSHADYCLRSFAAGAHVLCEKPFVASLAEADTVIAAARAAGRRLALNHEFREMPIFRAVRDAVGSGENGGLVFAQVWQLMDLPPWAEPGWRGQMLQRTLYEAGVHLVDFLMALFGERPISVDARTSTCGVREGETDAVALVTLEFSRGRLAQITQNRLCKGETQYFEVRADTDRASIRASFGGRARVMAGLFRSTRPKLRIEYGVSGMAWRERAGEREFLARNPKEPGMIATRNVIERTLQAFRDGTEPPASGEAGRDVLAVIAAAYHSAVTGTRCHLDEPTLSLLHDVRLG, encoded by the coding sequence ATGCGCGTCGTAGTCATCGGACTGGGCAACGCTGGTACCACGCTGCACCTGCCGGCGCTCGCCGGTCTCGCGGGGGTTGCAACCGTGGGCGCCATGGACCTCGACGCCGACCGGCGCGCGAAGGCGGCCGCCACCTTCGGCGTTCCTGTCTTCGATGATTTCGACGTGATGATGACGACCACCAAACCCGACGTCGTGATGATCGGCACGCCGCCGGACTCACACGCTGACTACTGTCTGCGATCCTTTGCCGCTGGCGCTCATGTCCTCTGCGAAAAGCCGTTCGTGGCCTCCCTTGCCGAAGCCGACACGGTGATCGCCGCCGCGCGAGCCGCTGGTCGCCGGCTCGCGCTGAACCACGAATTCCGGGAGATGCCGATCTTCCGCGCCGTGCGCGATGCCGTCGGGAGCGGAGAGAATGGCGGGCTCGTCTTCGCGCAGGTCTGGCAGCTGATGGACTTGCCGCCGTGGGCCGAACCGGGATGGCGCGGGCAGATGCTGCAGCGCACCTTGTATGAAGCGGGGGTGCACCTGGTCGATTTCCTGATGGCGTTGTTCGGGGAGCGCCCGATTTCGGTGGATGCGCGGACCTCGACCTGCGGCGTGCGGGAGGGTGAGACCGATGCGGTGGCGCTGGTCACGCTCGAGTTTTCTCGCGGTCGGTTGGCACAGATCACCCAGAACCGTTTGTGCAAGGGGGAGACGCAGTATTTCGAAGTGCGGGCGGATACCGACCGCGCCTCGATTCGCGCCTCCTTCGGTGGCCGAGCGCGAGTGATGGCCGGCCTGTTTCGCAGCACGCGTCCCAAGCTGCGCATCGAGTACGGGGTGTCTGGCATGGCGTGGCGTGAACGCGCCGGCGAGCGCGAATTTCTCGCCCGCAACCCAAAGGAGCCGGGCATGATCGCAACTCGCAATGTGATCGAGCGAACGCTGCAGGCCTTCCGCGATGGAACCGAGCCGCCCGCGTCGGGCGAGGCCGGCCGGGATGTGCTTGCCGTGATCGCTGCCGCATACCACTCGGCCGTCACTGGCACGCGTTGTCATCTCGATGAGCCCACTCTCAGCCTGCTGCACGACGTGCGACTCGGATGA
- a CDS encoding Gfo/Idh/MocA family oxidoreductase encodes MSAPRVVIAGAGLMGRWHAYAAHHAGAIVVAVADPQLGRAQAIAGSDALATRTLADALETTPDIVHVCAPLDTHMELCHQALAAGCHVIVEKPVSPTAHEAAELVQAASAAARTLTPVHQFICQEGVRQIMARRGALGPIRHLEFATCSAGADGRDDRGRDLVAAEIAPHAFSLARALLDIDVGDLTWRLDRAGAGEWTFSAVTAAGTTIMSVISLRARPTFATCRVLGEGGSALADLFQGFATFEPATASCAYKVIRPVAVGLEVAGTSLAQLTRRALRGERAYPGLRALCADTYRAIAGGGPAPFRATEVADVAEARDQLLRQVIHSS; translated from the coding sequence ATGAGTGCTCCCCGGGTGGTGATTGCGGGGGCCGGCCTGATGGGCCGCTGGCATGCCTACGCCGCCCACCACGCCGGGGCAATCGTGGTGGCTGTTGCCGATCCGCAACTCGGCCGTGCGCAGGCGATTGCCGGAAGCGACGCACTGGCCACGCGCACCCTCGCCGACGCGCTCGAGACAACACCGGATATCGTCCACGTCTGCGCGCCGCTCGACACTCACATGGAACTCTGCCATCAGGCGCTCGCGGCCGGCTGCCACGTCATTGTCGAGAAGCCCGTCTCTCCGACGGCGCATGAAGCGGCCGAACTGGTACAGGCCGCCAGTGCTGCGGCACGGACACTCACACCCGTGCATCAGTTCATCTGTCAGGAGGGAGTTCGCCAGATCATGGCACGCCGAGGTGCGCTCGGCCCGATCCGGCATCTGGAATTTGCAACCTGCTCCGCAGGCGCCGACGGCCGGGATGACCGTGGTCGCGATCTGGTTGCCGCGGAGATTGCTCCCCACGCCTTCTCCCTGGCCCGGGCGCTGCTCGACATCGACGTCGGCGACCTGACGTGGCGACTTGATCGCGCCGGCGCCGGGGAGTGGACTTTCTCGGCAGTCACGGCCGCGGGAACGACGATCATGAGTGTGATCTCGCTCCGTGCCAGACCCACCTTCGCGACCTGTCGAGTACTGGGTGAGGGCGGCAGCGCTCTGGCCGACCTCTTCCAGGGATTTGCCACCTTCGAGCCAGCGACGGCGAGCTGCGCCTACAAGGTGATTCGGCCGGTTGCGGTGGGACTGGAGGTCGCGGGCACTTCGCTGGCCCAACTGACCAGGCGCGCGCTACGCGGGGAACGGGCGTATCCCGGGCTTCGGGCGCTCTGCGCTGATACCTACCGCGCGATCGCTGGGGGAGGCCCGGCCCCCTTCCGTGCCACCGAGGTGGCAGACGTCGCCGAGGCCCGGGATCAACTCCTCCGGCAGGTCATTCACTCCTCCTGA
- a CDS encoding carbamoyltransferase yields the protein MPNRHKHVLGISAFYHDSAACILRDGEILAAGSEERFTRKKGDADFPHRAVEYCLKTAGISASELDYVGFYDKPLLKFERILETYLGVAPRGYPSFLKAGPLWIKEKLFMERELHEELGYAGKIHFAEHHESHAASAFFPSPFEEAAILTIDGVGEWATASIGVGRGNDIELLRELRWPDSLGLLYSAFTYYTGFKVNSGEYKVMGLAPYGEPKYVDLILSHLMKLEEDGSFTLDQRYFNYLAGLTMTSPAFHDLFGGPPRQPESALTQKEMDLARSVQDVTEEVMLRMARTAHRETGLDNLCMAGGVALNCVGNGRLLRDGPFKQLWIQPAAGDAGGALGVAQLLWHRTANQPRRVTPGKDSMKGAYLGPRFSDEAIEKYLVAGGASFVKLDRDALLQTTAAHLADGKIVGWFNGAMEFGPRSLGSRSILGDPRSPKMQAEMNVKIKFREGFRPFAPSVLRDRVHEWFELDCDSPYMLLVAPVKKERQVPMSAEQRRLWGIDRLNVPRSDIPAVTHVDYSARVQTVARDVNPDYYDLIAEFDRLTGCPVLVNTSFNVRGEPIVCTPQDAYQCFMRTHIDYLVLGSYLLDKSSQPEWQENADWRQEFQLD from the coding sequence TTGCCGAACCGCCACAAGCACGTGCTGGGCATCTCCGCCTTCTACCACGACAGCGCTGCCTGCATCCTCCGCGATGGCGAGATCCTCGCGGCAGGGTCGGAGGAGCGGTTCACGCGCAAGAAAGGCGATGCCGACTTTCCGCACCGGGCCGTCGAGTACTGCCTCAAGACCGCGGGGATTTCGGCGTCGGAACTCGATTACGTCGGCTTCTACGACAAGCCCCTCCTCAAGTTCGAGCGGATTCTCGAGACGTATCTGGGCGTCGCCCCGCGTGGCTACCCCTCGTTCCTGAAAGCCGGGCCGCTCTGGATCAAGGAAAAGCTCTTCATGGAACGCGAGCTTCACGAGGAGCTCGGCTACGCCGGCAAGATCCACTTCGCCGAACATCACGAATCCCATGCGGCCTCCGCCTTCTTCCCTTCGCCGTTCGAGGAAGCTGCGATCCTGACGATCGACGGCGTCGGCGAATGGGCGACGGCGTCGATCGGAGTCGGGCGCGGCAACGACATCGAACTCCTGCGGGAATTGCGCTGGCCCGATTCGCTTGGGCTCCTCTACTCAGCCTTCACCTACTACACCGGCTTCAAGGTGAACTCGGGCGAATACAAGGTGATGGGGCTCGCCCCATACGGTGAGCCGAAGTATGTCGACCTGATCCTCTCCCACCTGATGAAGCTCGAAGAGGACGGTTCCTTCACGCTCGACCAGCGCTACTTCAATTATCTCGCCGGCCTCACGATGACGAGCCCGGCGTTCCACGATCTCTTCGGCGGCCCGCCGCGCCAGCCGGAATCCGCGCTGACCCAGAAGGAGATGGACCTCGCGCGATCGGTCCAGGATGTCACCGAAGAAGTGATGCTGCGGATGGCACGGACAGCGCACCGCGAAACCGGCCTCGACAACCTCTGCATGGCGGGTGGTGTCGCCCTCAACTGCGTCGGCAACGGGCGACTGCTCCGCGATGGCCCGTTCAAGCAGCTGTGGATTCAGCCGGCCGCAGGTGATGCCGGCGGGGCACTGGGTGTGGCGCAGCTGCTGTGGCACCGGACGGCCAATCAGCCGCGTCGCGTCACTCCCGGAAAGGACAGCATGAAGGGCGCCTATCTCGGGCCGCGATTCTCCGACGAGGCGATCGAGAAATATCTCGTCGCGGGCGGGGCATCGTTCGTCAAGCTTGATCGCGACGCCCTGCTGCAGACGACCGCAGCGCATCTGGCAGACGGAAAGATTGTTGGCTGGTTCAACGGCGCGATGGAATTCGGCCCGCGCTCACTCGGCTCGCGCAGTATTCTCGGCGATCCGCGCAGCCCGAAGATGCAGGCCGAAATGAACGTCAAGATCAAGTTTCGCGAGGGGTTCCGCCCCTTTGCGCCCAGCGTCCTGCGCGACCGGGTCCACGAGTGGTTCGAGCTCGACTGCGACTCCCCCTATATGCTGCTGGTCGCGCCGGTGAAGAAGGAACGGCAGGTTCCGATGTCGGCCGAGCAGCGTCGGCTCTGGGGAATCGATCGGCTCAATGTGCCGCGTTCCGACATCCCGGCCGTGACGCACGTCGACTACTCGGCGCGAGTCCAGACGGTCGCCCGCGATGTGAACCCCGACTATTACGATCTGATTGCCGAGTTTGATCGCCTGACCGGCTGCCCCGTGCTGGTGAACACGTCGTTCAATGTCCGCGGCGAACCGATCGTCTGTACGCCACAGGATGCCTATCAGTGTTTCATGCGGACCCACATCGACTATCTGGTGCTGGGCTCGTACCTGCTCGACAAGTCGAGCCAACCCGAGTGGCAAGAGAACGCCGACTGGAGGCAAGAATTCCAACTCGATTGA
- a CDS encoding SxtJ family membrane protein — MSASEGRKFGLTVGLAFLALATVAWWRGRHTTVLVLGGLGGVLCLAGVLVPRSLGPIERAWMGLAHALSRVTTPIAMAVVYYVVLTPIGLLRRLVGRNPMVPPRVEASYWSRRPITKSDLSRQF; from the coding sequence TTGAGTGCGAGCGAAGGTCGCAAATTCGGCCTGACCGTCGGACTCGCGTTCCTGGCCCTCGCGACCGTGGCGTGGTGGCGCGGCCGGCACACCACCGTGCTGGTGCTCGGCGGGCTGGGCGGCGTCCTCTGCCTCGCCGGCGTGCTGGTTCCGAGAAGCCTCGGTCCGATCGAGCGCGCCTGGATGGGGCTGGCACACGCCCTCTCCAGGGTCACGACGCCGATCGCGATGGCCGTGGTGTATTACGTGGTCCTCACCCCGATCGGCCTGTTACGCCGGCTGGTCGGTCGCAATCCGATGGTTCCGCCGCGTGTGGAGGCATCGTACTGGTCGCGACGCCCGATCACCAAGAGCGATCTGTCCCGACAATTCTGA
- a CDS encoding DUF5989 family protein, with the protein MTESGILGELWAFMKARQKWWLLPILVVLLLVGALLVFAQGSALAPFIYTIF; encoded by the coding sequence ATGACTGAGAGCGGAATACTCGGCGAACTGTGGGCCTTCATGAAAGCGCGCCAGAAGTGGTGGCTCCTGCCGATCCTGGTCGTGCTGCTGCTGGTCGGCGCTCTCCTGGTCTTCGCCCAGGGATCGGCGCTGGCGCCATTCATCTACACGATCTTCTAG
- a CDS encoding ferric reductase-like transmembrane domain-containing protein produces MTPGRRRPEWSAESRRRLTRHLCLAGGSAAIIIAAALVLPGRINERFSLGSAYLALALLVVTLALGPLNVIRSRPNPVSFNLRRDFGIWSAVLGLVHTVIGLTVHFGGRLRMYFLAQPDGRSLLGLRADPFGLANHTGLVAALLLLLLAAISNDLSLRSLGTARWRWLQRWAYLILALTILHGGLYQVLEKQRAVLVALFTVLSLVVLAVQLAGVRRHRADSMRRVGAVTGRDSA; encoded by the coding sequence ATGACTCCAGGGAGACGACGGCCCGAGTGGTCGGCCGAGAGCCGCCGCCGGCTGACCCGACACTTGTGCCTCGCAGGCGGCTCAGCCGCCATCATTATTGCTGCTGCCCTGGTGCTGCCGGGTCGGATCAATGAGCGGTTCTCACTGGGCTCGGCCTATCTGGCGCTGGCGCTGCTCGTGGTGACCCTCGCACTGGGTCCGTTGAACGTGATCCGCAGCCGGCCGAACCCGGTCAGTTTCAATCTTCGGCGTGACTTCGGTATCTGGTCGGCGGTGCTGGGACTGGTGCACACCGTGATCGGCCTGACAGTGCACTTTGGTGGGCGGCTGCGGATGTATTTCCTGGCCCAGCCCGACGGTCGCAGCCTGCTGGGACTGCGCGCTGATCCGTTCGGGCTGGCGAATCATACCGGGCTCGTCGCCGCACTGCTCCTGCTCCTGCTCGCCGCGATCTCGAATGACCTCTCGCTGCGGTCGCTCGGCACAGCACGCTGGCGCTGGCTCCAGCGGTGGGCCTACCTGATTCTGGCGTTGACGATCCTGCACGGCGGGTTGTATCAGGTGCTCGAAAAGCAGCGGGCGGTGTTGGTGGCGCTATTCACCGTGCTCTCGCTGGTTGTGCTGGCAGTGCAATTGGCGGGCGTGCGGCGCCACCGCGCCGACTCGATGCGACGAGTCGGCGCAGTGACCGGGAGAGACAGCGCCTAG
- a CDS encoding glycosyltransferase family 39 protein — MTLGARATIPESDRPWSRRSLVALALVITAGLALGWVSRFGSLTIYGDDAVYLTLSHSLAAGHYRDEFLAGTPPHAQYPPVMAIYLLLVRLVAGGSLAAALAANLLLLGATAALVADALRRLTTPWLGVTAAAMIVTSPQIFQLTRELRSEVPFLFFVAIALWRSLVDGERARRWYPAIAITATLAAFLTRSAGIALIPAIGWALLLRRDWRPLLVGGSVSLAVVIGWFGYTRWATARTVGRSYASDFLAPPAATHGGLVSHVVGNAREYFSKFAAVQFNLPDIHGQPLDNAIEGLLLVLAIVTGCWLLRKRWAALVAYLLFSAAILLALPWPVMRLLSVLFPWLTLTLLYGTAALAARVGLRAAVGIAVTLGVLISACGLRTQVAEARLQASCRGSAPFVEPRCYTPEDRGYAAAAAFARDSLPPDAVIAASKPAILYVLSQRQTLPLELFAQSDAARLLLPAGPASAVLLSWQYPYESEQVGPRLKDRCTSLSLLFRAGDGTVLLGAANPRDATRPDACEAIAAFLRNAPAESDDESP, encoded by the coding sequence ATGACCCTGGGTGCGCGCGCCACTATCCCCGAGTCCGATCGGCCCTGGTCGCGGCGATCTCTCGTGGCGCTTGCTCTGGTCATCACGGCCGGACTCGCCCTCGGATGGGTGAGCCGCTTCGGCTCGCTCACGATCTATGGCGACGACGCCGTCTACCTGACATTGTCGCATTCTCTTGCCGCCGGGCACTACCGCGACGAGTTTCTCGCTGGCACTCCGCCGCATGCGCAGTATCCGCCTGTCATGGCGATCTATCTGCTACTGGTGCGGCTCGTCGCTGGCGGCTCGCTCGCTGCCGCACTCGCCGCGAACCTGCTGCTCCTTGGGGCCACGGCGGCCCTCGTGGCCGATGCGCTTCGGCGGCTCACTACGCCGTGGCTGGGCGTGACGGCCGCGGCGATGATCGTGACCTCGCCGCAGATCTTCCAGCTGACACGAGAACTCCGCTCCGAAGTTCCCTTCCTCTTCTTCGTGGCGATCGCGCTGTGGCGTTCACTTGTCGATGGTGAACGCGCCCGGCGCTGGTATCCCGCGATCGCGATCACGGCGACGCTCGCCGCGTTTCTCACGCGGAGCGCCGGCATCGCCCTGATTCCTGCGATCGGGTGGGCGCTGCTGTTGCGTCGCGACTGGCGCCCACTGCTCGTCGGCGGCAGCGTCTCCCTGGCGGTGGTCATCGGCTGGTTCGGCTATACCAGATGGGCCACCGCGCGCACTGTGGGTCGCAGCTACGCCAGTGATTTCCTCGCCCCGCCCGCGGCAACCCATGGCGGACTGGTGAGCCACGTGGTCGGCAACGCACGGGAATACTTCAGCAAGTTTGCCGCGGTACAATTCAACCTGCCCGACATCCACGGACAGCCACTCGACAACGCCATCGAGGGCCTGCTCCTTGTGCTGGCGATCGTGACCGGATGCTGGCTGCTCCGGAAGCGCTGGGCTGCGCTCGTCGCCTACCTGCTCTTCTCGGCTGCGATTCTGCTGGCCCTGCCGTGGCCCGTGATGCGACTGCTCTCTGTACTCTTCCCCTGGCTCACGCTGACGCTGCTCTACGGCACCGCAGCGCTCGCAGCTCGTGTCGGGCTCAGGGCGGCCGTCGGAATCGCAGTGACACTCGGCGTGTTGATCTCAGCCTGCGGCCTGCGGACTCAGGTCGCCGAAGCGCGGTTGCAGGCATCGTGTCGAGGGTCGGCGCCATTTGTCGAACCACGCTGCTACACGCCCGAGGATCGCGGATACGCAGCGGCGGCGGCCTTCGCGAGGGACTCGCTCCCGCCCGACGCCGTCATCGCCGCGTCGAAGCCCGCGATCCTCTACGTCCTCTCGCAACGACAGACGCTGCCGCTCGAATTGTTCGCTCAATCCGACGCCGCGCGATTGCTGCTCCCGGCAGGCCCGGCCAGTGCCGTGCTCCTGAGCTGGCAATACCCGTATGAGAGCGAGCAGGTCGGGCCGCGCCTGAAAGATCGATGCACCTCGCTCTCGCTGCTGTTCCGCGCCGGCGACGGGACCGTGCTCCTCGGCGCAGCAAACCCGCGCGACGCGACGCGCCCCGATGCCTGTGAAGCCATCGCAGCCTTTCTTCGCAATGCTCCGGCTGAGTCGGACGACGAATCGCCGTGA
- a CDS encoding glycosyl transferase has protein sequence MTEAALSVVVPSVNGWGDLEGCLAALESERRDVPIEVLVVERVGSAVREATTTRFPWVTLLPVGPEQTIPQMRALAFDHASAPSVAVIEDHVLVPSGWARALLLAREDAQVVGGSVRNAATETLLDWAAFLCEYSHLLPPLASGPSSWITGNNTIYDRALLQQYHDTTHAGRWENYLHDRLRDDGIALISRPDIVVGHKKHYTFGEYFSQRYLYARSYAGARVADAGAARRLAYGLAAFALPPLLLWRTVSRTMRKQVDRSLVWRSVPLTALFVCAWGAGEVMGYWFGAGDSLRKVC, from the coding sequence ATGACCGAAGCGGCGCTGAGTGTCGTGGTCCCCTCTGTGAATGGCTGGGGCGACCTCGAAGGGTGCCTCGCCGCACTGGAGTCGGAACGTCGCGACGTCCCGATTGAAGTCCTGGTCGTGGAACGCGTCGGTTCGGCGGTTCGTGAGGCGACCACGACCCGCTTTCCCTGGGTCACGCTGCTCCCTGTGGGGCCCGAGCAGACCATTCCGCAGATGCGGGCGCTTGCGTTCGACCACGCCTCGGCGCCCTCCGTGGCCGTCATCGAGGATCACGTGCTGGTGCCGTCGGGCTGGGCACGGGCCTTGCTCCTTGCCCGGGAAGATGCGCAGGTAGTCGGTGGCAGTGTGCGCAACGCGGCCACGGAGACGCTGCTCGACTGGGCGGCCTTCCTCTGCGAGTACAGTCACCTCCTGCCGCCACTGGCGTCGGGGCCGAGCAGCTGGATCACCGGCAACAACACGATCTACGATCGCGCGCTGCTGCAGCAGTATCACGACACGACCCACGCCGGTCGCTGGGAGAACTACCTCCACGACCGGTTGCGGGACGATGGCATCGCGCTCATCAGCCGGCCGGATATCGTGGTCGGTCACAAGAAGCACTACACGTTCGGCGAGTACTTCTCGCAGCGCTATCTCTATGCGCGCAGCTACGCAGGCGCACGAGTGGCGGACGCTGGCGCGGCCCGGCGGCTGGCCTACGGGCTCGCCGCCTTCGCATTGCCACCGCTGCTGCTCTGGCGCACCGTCTCGCGCACGATGCGGAAGCAGGTCGACCGCTCACTGGTCTGGCGGAGTGTGCCGCTCACGGCGCTCTTTGTCTGTGCCTGGGGCGCAGGAGAAGTGATGGGGTACTGGTTTGGCGCTGGAGACTCACTCAGGAAGGTCTGCTGA
- a CDS encoding NAD(P)/FAD-dependent oxidoreductase translates to MADGSSPVRAVAPLKPGDRVVVIGAGPAGLTAAYLLAKAGHQVTVLEGDDMVGGISRTAQYRGFRFDIGGHRFFTKIAPVQALWEEILGDDFISVPRMSRIHYDGKYFDYPLKAFNALSGLGITNAVRIVLSYIKARFKPSEVEENFEQWVTNRFGKRLYEIFFKTYTEKVWGIPCTEIRAEWAAQRIQGLSLARAILNATALQRRDNSIKSLINEFRYPRLGPGQMWEACRDRLREMGSRVLMQHFVTAINMQDGRVTGVRANTPEGEVTFEADHIISTTDVRSLVRAFEPPVPAPVRTAAEGLRYRDFLVVALILEKERLFPDNWIYIHTPGVTVGRIQNFNNWSAAMVPEAGRTCLGMEYFCFQGDGLWESSDADLIALATKELEQLDLAPPGLVRDGTVIRMPKAYPIYDGEYRGHLDAVRDWIDPIPNLHTVGRNGMHKYNNQDHSMLTAMMAVWNMQGAKHDIWAVNTDFEYHEEQRLETPAAEPAT, encoded by the coding sequence ATGGCTGATGGTTCGTCGCCCGTTCGCGCAGTCGCACCACTCAAGCCGGGCGATCGTGTCGTGGTCATCGGAGCCGGCCCTGCGGGGCTGACGGCGGCCTATCTCCTCGCCAAGGCGGGACACCAGGTCACCGTGCTCGAAGGTGATGACATGGTCGGCGGCATCTCACGCACGGCGCAGTACCGGGGGTTCCGCTTCGACATCGGCGGCCACCGCTTCTTCACCAAGATCGCGCCAGTGCAGGCACTCTGGGAAGAAATTCTCGGCGATGATTTCATCAGCGTGCCGCGGATGTCGCGGATCCATTACGACGGCAAGTACTTCGACTATCCGCTCAAGGCGTTCAATGCCCTGAGCGGTCTCGGCATCACAAACGCGGTGCGCATCGTCCTCAGCTACATCAAGGCGCGCTTCAAACCGTCGGAAGTCGAGGAAAACTTCGAGCAGTGGGTCACCAACCGGTTCGGCAAGCGCCTCTACGAGATCTTCTTCAAGACCTACACCGAAAAGGTCTGGGGCATTCCCTGCACCGAGATCCGGGCGGAGTGGGCCGCCCAGCGCATTCAGGGACTCTCCCTCGCGCGGGCAATCCTGAACGCCACGGCACTCCAGCGCCGCGACAATTCCATCAAGAGCCTCATCAACGAGTTCCGCTACCCGCGACTCGGCCCGGGCCAGATGTGGGAAGCGTGCCGCGACCGGCTGCGCGAGATGGGAAGCCGGGTGCTGATGCAGCACTTCGTGACCGCCATCAACATGCAGGATGGCCGAGTGACCGGGGTGCGTGCGAACACGCCAGAGGGTGAGGTCACGTTCGAGGCCGACCACATCATCTCGACGACGGATGTCCGGTCGCTGGTGCGTGCCTTCGAGCCACCGGTTCCGGCGCCGGTGCGCACGGCGGCCGAGGGACTTCGCTATCGCGATTTTCTCGTCGTGGCGCTGATTCTCGAGAAGGAGCGGCTCTTCCCCGACAACTGGATCTACATCCATACGCCGGGCGTCACCGTCGGTCGCATCCAGAACTTCAACAACTGGAGCGCGGCCATGGTCCCGGAGGCAGGCCGCACCTGTCTCGGAATGGAGTACTTCTGTTTCCAGGGCGATGGCCTCTGGGAATCGAGTGACGCCGACCTCATTGCGCTGGCGACGAAGGAACTTGAGCAGCTCGATCTGGCCCCGCCCGGCCTGGTGCGCGACGGCACCGTCATCCGGATGCCCAAGGCCTACCCGATCTACGATGGCGAATACCGCGGCCACCTCGATGCGGTGCGTGACTGGATTGACCCGATCCCGAACTTGCACACCGTCGGCCGCAACGGGATGCACAAGTACAACAACCAGGACCACTCGATGCTCACGGCGATGATGGCCGTGTGGAACATGCAGGGCGCGAAGCACGACATCTGGGCCGTCAATACCGATTTCGAGTATCACGAAGAACAACGCCTTGAGACGCCGGCCGCCGAGCCCGCGACCTGA